A genome region from Nocardiopsis exhalans includes the following:
- the htpX gene encoding zinc metalloprotease HtpX, with protein sequence MAGSKFRPDRGLTARMVMTMVLLFLVYVAFVVGLVLAGLNIWLVLILVAGFAAFSYFSSDKIAMFAMGAKEVSPQQAPDLHAMVDRLCAMADMAKPRVGIADTDVPNAFATGHSEKSAVICVTTGLMRRLDGPELEAVVAHELSHIAHRDVMVMTIAGFLGIVAGFLTQAGLRFAMFAGAGGNRGNNSGPAPAVIALLVVVVSAVAWVLSFLLTRALSRYRELAADRAAAYLTGRPSMLGSALSKITGDMARIPTRDLRQVEPFNAFFFAPAFAKKGFSMNQLIATHPPVEQRLAQLSDISRQLGRGA encoded by the coding sequence TACGTCGCCTTCGTGGTGGGTCTGGTCCTGGCCGGGCTCAACATCTGGCTGGTGCTGATCCTGGTCGCGGGCTTCGCCGCCTTCTCGTACTTCTCCTCCGACAAGATCGCCATGTTCGCCATGGGCGCCAAGGAGGTCAGCCCCCAGCAGGCCCCGGACCTGCACGCCATGGTCGACCGCCTGTGCGCGATGGCCGACATGGCCAAACCGCGGGTGGGGATCGCCGACACCGACGTCCCCAACGCCTTCGCCACCGGGCACAGCGAGAAGTCCGCGGTCATCTGCGTGACCACCGGGCTGATGCGCCGCCTGGACGGGCCCGAGCTGGAGGCGGTCGTCGCCCACGAGCTCTCGCACATCGCCCACCGCGACGTCATGGTGATGACCATCGCCGGGTTCCTCGGTATCGTCGCGGGCTTCCTCACCCAGGCCGGACTGCGCTTCGCCATGTTCGCCGGGGCGGGCGGAAACCGCGGCAACAACAGCGGTCCGGCCCCGGCGGTCATCGCCCTCCTGGTCGTCGTGGTCAGCGCCGTGGCCTGGGTGCTGAGCTTCCTGCTCACCCGGGCCCTGTCCCGCTACCGCGAGCTCGCCGCGGACCGCGCCGCCGCCTACCTGACCGGCCGCCCCTCCATGCTGGGCAGCGCCCTGTCCAAGATCACCGGGGACATGGCCCGCATCCCCACCCGCGACCTGCGCCAGGTCGAGCCGTTCAACGCCTTCTTCTTCGCCCCGGCCTTCGCCAAGAAGGGCTTCAGCATGAACCAGTTGATCGCCACCCACCCGCCGGTGGAGCAGCGCCTGGCCCAGCTCTCCGACATCTCCCGCCAGCTCGGCCGCGGGGCCTGA